The following coding sequences lie in one Brevibacterium marinum genomic window:
- a CDS encoding ABC-F family ATP-binding cassette domain-containing protein, with product MIQASDLEVAVGARTLMSEVSFRVDKGDRVGLVGRNGAGKTTLTKVIMGGHSATAGNVSVSGTVGYLPQDPRSGDLQATGMERILSVRELDVLVKRLRKAEHQMASSDGNVAAKALDRYPRIESEFLAAGGYAAESEAYAIAANLGLDEDLINQEIGTLSGGQRRRVELARILFSAPDTMILDEPTNHLDAESVLWLRDYLKGYAGGLIVISHDLDLIDEVVNKVFFLDATRQTIDIYSMGYRLYLKQREDDERRRRRERANAEKKASALTAQANKMMAKATKTVAAQQMAKRAERLLSGLEDERSSEKVANLRFPAPADCGRVPLTAEGLSRSYGSTEVFTGVDLAVDKGSRVVILGYNGAGKTTLLRLLAGLDEPDSGDVVPGHGLKLGYYAQEHETLDLERSVLENMKRNSPHLDDTAVRNVLGSFLFSGDDVHKPASVLSGGEKTRLALATLVVSSANVLLLDEPTNNLDPASREEILSAIRRYEGAIILVTHDEGAVSALDPDRVLLLPDGDEDLWNDTYLDLVTLA from the coding sequence ATGATTCAGGCATCCGACCTCGAGGTCGCCGTCGGGGCCCGCACGCTCATGTCCGAGGTCTCCTTCCGTGTGGACAAGGGCGACCGGGTCGGCCTCGTCGGACGCAACGGGGCGGGCAAGACCACCCTGACGAAGGTGATCATGGGAGGACACTCCGCCACGGCGGGCAATGTCTCCGTCTCCGGAACCGTCGGCTACCTGCCGCAGGACCCGCGCAGCGGTGACCTGCAGGCCACGGGCATGGAGCGCATCCTCTCCGTCCGCGAGCTCGATGTCCTCGTCAAGCGCCTGCGCAAGGCCGAACACCAGATGGCCTCCTCCGACGGGAACGTCGCCGCCAAGGCCCTCGATCGCTACCCGCGCATCGAATCCGAATTTCTCGCCGCTGGTGGTTACGCAGCGGAGTCCGAAGCCTATGCGATCGCTGCGAACCTCGGTCTCGACGAGGACCTCATCAACCAGGAGATCGGCACCCTCTCCGGCGGCCAGCGACGCCGGGTGGAGCTGGCACGGATCCTGTTCTCGGCCCCGGACACGATGATCCTCGATGAGCCGACGAACCACCTCGACGCGGAATCCGTGCTGTGGCTGCGCGACTACCTCAAGGGCTATGCCGGCGGTCTCATCGTCATCAGCCACGACCTCGACCTCATCGACGAAGTCGTCAACAAGGTCTTCTTCCTCGATGCCACCCGACAGACCATCGACATCTACTCGATGGGCTACCGTCTCTACCTCAAGCAGCGCGAGGATGATGAGCGCCGTCGCCGTCGCGAACGTGCCAATGCGGAGAAGAAGGCCTCGGCGCTGACGGCCCAGGCGAACAAGATGATGGCCAAGGCCACGAAGACCGTCGCCGCCCAGCAGATGGCCAAACGCGCCGAACGCCTGCTGTCCGGACTCGAGGACGAACGCAGCTCGGAGAAGGTCGCGAACCTGCGGTTCCCCGCTCCCGCCGACTGCGGCCGAGTGCCGCTGACTGCGGAGGGACTGTCCCGCAGCTACGGCTCCACCGAGGTCTTCACCGGAGTCGACCTCGCCGTCGACAAGGGCTCACGCGTGGTCATCCTCGGCTACAACGGTGCCGGCAAGACCACCCTGCTGCGCCTGCTGGCCGGCCTCGACGAACCCGATTCGGGTGACGTCGTCCCGGGCCACGGCCTCAAGCTCGGCTACTACGCGCAGGAGCATGAGACGCTCGATTTGGAGCGCAGCGTGCTCGAGAACATGAAGCGCAACTCGCCGCATCTCGACGACACCGCCGTGCGCAATGTGCTCGGTTCGTTCCTGTTCTCCGGCGATGACGTGCATAAGCCGGCGAGCGTGCTCTCCGGCGGTGAGAAGACCCGATTGGCCCTGGCCACGCTCGTGGTCTCCAGCGCGAACGTCCTCCTCCTCGACGAGCCGACGAACAACCTCGACCCTGCCTCGCGTGAGGAGATCCTCTCCGCCATCCGCCGCTACGAGGGTGCGATCATCCTCGTCACCCACGATGAGGGAGCGGTGTCCGCACTCGACCCCGACCGTGTGCTGCTGCTTCCCGACGGCGACGAGGACCTGTGGAACGACACCTACCTCGACCTCGTGACGCTGGCCTGA
- a CDS encoding RNase H family protein, which translates to MTIIAAADGSALGNPGPAGWAWYVDDDCWHAGGWKESTNNRGELMAVLDLLNSTADADEDLKVFCDSKYVINALTKWMPGWKRKGWKKADGKDVLNKDLLADLDSALSGRDVEFEWVKGHSNHAMNEAADDRARAAATAFQSGASVPTGPGYVPSRTSLSITAETEPAPAAADAATTAAAADDAPASTTLVSCRVPTHIADELVSRAQARGIHPQEFLAEIIGRSLENE; encoded by the coding sequence TTGACGATCATCGCGGCCGCAGACGGCTCTGCCCTCGGCAACCCCGGACCGGCGGGCTGGGCCTGGTACGTCGACGACGACTGCTGGCATGCCGGCGGGTGGAAGGAATCGACGAACAACCGTGGTGAGCTCATGGCCGTCCTCGATCTGCTGAACTCGACGGCCGACGCCGATGAGGACCTCAAGGTCTTCTGCGACTCCAAATACGTCATCAATGCGCTGACGAAGTGGATGCCCGGCTGGAAGCGCAAGGGATGGAAGAAGGCCGACGGCAAGGACGTGCTGAACAAGGACCTCCTCGCAGACCTCGATTCCGCTCTCAGCGGTCGCGACGTCGAATTCGAATGGGTCAAGGGCCACAGCAACCACGCGATGAACGAAGCGGCCGACGACCGTGCGCGGGCTGCGGCCACCGCCTTCCAGTCGGGTGCGAGCGTTCCGACCGGGCCGGGGTACGTCCCCTCGCGGACGTCGCTGTCGATCACCGCAGAGACCGAACCGGCCCCGGCAGCCGCCGATGCTGCGACAACGGCAGCGGCAGCCGATGATGCACCGGCGTCGACGACGCTCGTGTCCTGTCGCGTGCCCACACATATCGCAGACGAACTCGTCTCCCGGGCCCAGGCTCGGGGAATCCACCCTCAAGAATTCTTGGCCGAGATCATCGGTCGCAGTTTGGAGAACGAATGA
- a CDS encoding metal-sulfur cluster assembly factor, which produces MPDVIDAPQNASIDEVREAMMDVVDPELGVNIVDLGLVYGLSVEDDGTAVVEMTLTSAACPLTDVIEDQTAQCLEGIVPAYRINWVWMPPWGPEKITEDGREQMRALGFNI; this is translated from the coding sequence ATGCCCGACGTGATAGACGCACCGCAGAATGCCAGCATCGACGAGGTGCGCGAAGCCATGATGGACGTCGTCGATCCGGAGCTCGGCGTCAACATCGTCGACCTCGGTCTCGTCTACGGACTCTCCGTCGAAGACGACGGGACCGCCGTCGTCGAAATGACGCTGACGTCCGCGGCCTGCCCGCTCACCGACGTCATCGAGGATCAGACGGCCCAGTGCCTCGAGGGCATCGTGCCGGCCTACCGGATCAACTGGGTCTGGATGCCGCCATGGGGCCCGGAGAAGATCACCGAAGACGGACGCGAGCAGATGCGGGCGCTGGGGTTCAACATCTGA
- the sufU gene encoding Fe-S cluster assembly sulfur transfer protein SufU → MSTQMQQLYQQVILDHSRERIGNTDLLGDATQGPHGSSHQINPTCGDEIEVEAELGADGVIAVRWTGDGCSISMASASVLSDLAAENTVEGMLDIEAKFHELMHSRGTLEGDEEILRDAAAFSGVSKFPARIKCALLSWVAFKDALNQAQTSLKE, encoded by the coding sequence ATGAGCACCCAGATGCAGCAGCTTTACCAACAGGTCATCCTCGACCACTCGCGGGAGCGGATCGGCAACACCGACCTGCTCGGCGACGCGACCCAGGGCCCGCACGGCTCCTCTCATCAGATCAACCCCACGTGCGGGGACGAGATCGAAGTCGAAGCCGAACTGGGCGCCGACGGCGTCATCGCCGTGCGCTGGACCGGCGACGGCTGCTCGATCTCCATGGCGTCGGCATCTGTGCTGTCGGACCTCGCGGCCGAGAACACCGTCGAGGGAATGCTCGACATCGAAGCGAAGTTCCACGAACTCATGCACTCCCGTGGGACACTGGAAGGGGACGAGGAAATACTTCGCGACGCCGCTGCGTTTTCCGGAGTGTCGAAGTTCCCGGCCAGGATCAAGTGCGCGCTCCTGTCCTGGGTGGCGTTCAAGGACGCACTCAACCAAGCCCAAACGTCTCTGAAGGAGTAG
- a CDS encoding SufS family cysteine desulfurase, with product MFSRLRNDFPILDTRIGESSLSYLDSGATSQKPQCVIDTFTEYYAQRNAAVHRGAHSLAVMATDAFEAGREAVANLVGGSPEQVVWTKNATEALNVVALGLDRASHGLGGEAAQRFALGPDDSIVVTEMEHHANLVPWQQLAQSTGAQLRWIPVTDSGELDLSDLDSIVDETTKVFAFTHVSNVLGTINPVERLVARARQVGAFVVLDACQSVPHMPVSFVDLDVDFAAFSAHKALGPTGLGTLWGKSELLNSLPPVLTGGSMITTVTMEESQFMDAPQRFEAGTQPVAEVAAFTTAVNYLAEVGLEEVFDHERELAAVLLDGIATIPGITVLGSAEDRIGTVAFDVDGVHAHDVGQYLDSQGVAVRVGHHCAQPLHRRFGVTATTRASTYLYNNTEDCERFVSALAEVRGFFGAE from the coding sequence ATGTTCTCCCGTCTGCGGAACGACTTCCCGATCCTCGACACGAGGATCGGGGAGTCGTCTCTGAGCTATCTCGACTCGGGTGCGACTTCGCAGAAGCCGCAGTGCGTGATCGACACGTTCACCGAGTACTATGCTCAACGCAATGCCGCCGTCCACCGCGGGGCGCATTCGCTCGCGGTGATGGCCACGGATGCGTTCGAAGCCGGACGCGAAGCCGTGGCGAACCTCGTCGGCGGATCACCGGAACAGGTGGTCTGGACGAAGAACGCCACCGAGGCGCTCAACGTGGTCGCACTCGGCCTCGACCGTGCCAGTCACGGTTTAGGGGGAGAGGCCGCACAGCGCTTCGCACTCGGACCCGATGATTCGATCGTCGTCACCGAGATGGAACACCATGCGAACCTCGTTCCCTGGCAGCAGCTGGCGCAATCGACCGGGGCCCAGCTCAGATGGATTCCGGTCACGGACTCCGGAGAACTCGATCTCAGTGATCTGGATTCCATCGTCGACGAGACCACGAAGGTCTTCGCCTTCACCCATGTCTCGAACGTCCTCGGCACCATCAACCCGGTCGAACGCCTCGTCGCCCGCGCCCGCCAGGTCGGTGCCTTCGTCGTCCTCGACGCCTGCCAGTCGGTCCCGCACATGCCGGTGAGCTTCGTCGACCTCGACGTCGACTTCGCAGCCTTCTCCGCCCACAAGGCGCTGGGCCCCACCGGCCTCGGCACCCTCTGGGGCAAGTCGGAGCTGCTGAATTCGCTGCCACCCGTCCTCACGGGCGGGTCCATGATCACCACGGTGACCATGGAGGAATCGCAGTTCATGGACGCTCCGCAGCGGTTCGAAGCAGGCACGCAGCCCGTGGCAGAGGTCGCGGCGTTCACCACTGCGGTCAACTACCTCGCCGAGGTGGGACTTGAGGAGGTCTTCGACCACGAGCGCGAACTCGCCGCCGTCCTCCTCGACGGGATCGCGACGATCCCGGGCATCACCGTGCTCGGATCCGCCGAGGACCGGATCGGGACGGTCGCGTTCGACGTCGACGGCGTCCACGCCCACGACGTCGGCCAGTACCTCGACTCCCAGGGAGTCGCGGTGCGCGTGGGCCACCACTGCGCCCAGCCGCTGCACCGGCGCTTCGGGGTCACCGCCACGACGCGGGCGAGCACCTATCTGTACAACAACACCGAGGACTGCGAGCGGTTCGTGAGCGCTCTGGCCGAGGTTCGCGGCTTCTTCGGGGCCGAGTGA